A genomic stretch from candidate division WOR-3 bacterium includes:
- a CDS encoding Omp28-related outer membrane protein: MAVEWHVSSSYPLYSSEGRAKWFMYPPPYQGSYATPWLWVDGRQRGYNYNLWASYVASQISVPTPVQITLVGSYDQSSRNGTIKALIQNDSTADISARVSVVITEDSCYYLGPNGDPWHNHVCRDYIPNQYGTVLTIPAGGVDSVEQPFTIASTWNEEKCKVVVYAQSTTMVPADSSYPVFQGAEVRVLDLVGVKEEKPARVEVRSLQVTPNPCRGRATIRFTTTSPAPYEVAVLSADGRLVERFVGVAEGETGLKLKNNLTAGVYLYRVTVAGKSHTGKLVVSE, translated from the coding sequence GTGGCGGTGGAGTGGCATGTCTCATCTTCCTATCCGCTTTACTCTTCTGAGGGTCGGGCGAAGTGGTTTATGTATCCGCCGCCTTATCAGGGTAGTTATGCAACGCCGTGGCTGTGGGTTGATGGACGCCAGCGCGGGTATAACTACAATCTGTGGGCAAGTTATGTTGCGTCACAGATTTCGGTTCCCACACCGGTGCAGATTACCCTGGTCGGCAGTTATGACCAGTCAAGCCGGAACGGAACAATTAAGGCGCTGATTCAGAACGACTCAACCGCTGACATTTCCGCCCGGGTTTCGGTGGTGATTACCGAGGACTCCTGCTATTATTTAGGACCGAATGGCGACCCGTGGCACAATCATGTTTGCCGGGATTATATCCCGAATCAGTACGGTACGGTGTTGACCATTCCGGCAGGCGGAGTTGATTCGGTTGAGCAGCCGTTTACCATCGCCAGTACCTGGAATGAGGAGAAGTGTAAGGTGGTGGTTTATGCCCAGAGCACAACGATGGTGCCGGCAGACTCGTCTTATCCCGTTTTTCAGGGTGCCGAGGTACGGGTTCTGGACCTGGTGGGTGTGAAGGAGGAGAAGCCGGCGCGCGTTGAGGTGCGCTCTTTGCAGGTAACACCCAATCCGTGTAGGGGCAGGGCAACGATTCGGTTTACTACCACCAGCCCGGCTCCTTATGAGGTTGCGGTGCTGTCTGCGGATGGCAGGCTGGTGGAAAGGTTTGTCGGTGTTGCCGAGGGCGAGACCGGTCTGAAGTTGAAGAACAACCTTACCGCCGGCGTGTATCTGTATCGGGTGACCGTTGCGGGCAAGAGCCACACCGGTAAACTGGTGGTTTCGGAGTAG